One part of the Macrobrachium rosenbergii isolate ZJJX-2024 chromosome 3, ASM4041242v1, whole genome shotgun sequence genome encodes these proteins:
- the LOC136828273 gene encoding uncharacterized protein AH6.3-like, with the protein MAVSQPEDLQITAESSHHRRAKILVEGNAENEICKSENKPKCTKKRRSTSKERKEEAPSPFAPPPKTEKEEKNRQGTRKASPEDEKIGSNAIKASNKRTNESQDKREERNVSAEKTAEAPPQVQEEQETRTKISEERKSLKGDKRKSSKKHLLTVNEEDKTNDTKKNEQKENTKNETATSDTKEDIPREVIQVETDTKVTDDLTSTTSKILQNDKAKKSKKSRRDKESRGKSRKHKEATKSPIIPDENAEDVTGISGASNTNAKVTKFMDESKLVKDVQGLAIDLKPPSEFQDSSVNSTA; encoded by the coding sequence ATGGCTGTTTCCCAACCAGAAGATCTACAAATAACGGCCGAAAGCAGTCACCACAGAAGAGCAAAGATTCTTGTAGAGGGAAATGCAGAAAATGAGATATGCAAATCTGAGAACAAACCTAAATGTACCAAGAAGAGGAGAAGCACGtctaaagaaaggaaagaagaggctCCTTCTCCTTTTGCTCCTCCAccaaagactgaaaaagaagagaaaaatcgcCAGGGAACCAGAAAGGCATCTCCAGAGGACGAAAAGATAGGCAGCAATGCAATTAAGGCATCTAATAAAAGAACAAACGAAAGTCAagataaaagggaagaaagaaatgtGTCTGCAGAGAAGACTGCTGAAGCTCCTCCCCAAGTGCAGGAAGAACAAGAGACAAGAACCAAAATATCTGAAGAACGTAAATCACTTAAAGGAGACAAACGCAAGTCTAGTAAGAAACACCTACTCACTGTAAATGAAGAAGATAAAACAAATGACACTaagaaaaatgagcaaaaagaaaatacaaaaaatgaaaccgCAACGAGTGACACTAAAGAGGATATACCCAGAGAAGTCATTCAAGTTGAAACAGACACCAAAGTTACTGATGATTTAACATCTACGACCTCTAAAATACTGCAGAATGACAAGGCAAAAAAGTCAAAAAAATCTAGGAGAGATAAAGAGTCCAGAGGAAAATCAAGGAAGCATAAAGAAGCGACCAAAAGTCCCATCATCCCAGACGAGAACGCCGAAGATGTGACGGGAATTTCCGGCGCAAGTAATACTAATGCAAAGGTTACAAAATTTATGGATGAATCAAAGCTAGTCAAAGATGTTCAAGGTCTGGCGATTGACCTAAAGCCACCAAGTGAATTTCAGGACAGTTCAGTAAATTCTAccgcttaa